A region of Allocoleopsis franciscana PCC 7113 DNA encodes the following proteins:
- a CDS encoding DUF3352 domain-containing protein yields MKLRSFFYALVAGATGLLLIAVAGFFWLTSQSPLNLLQQGVVANPTAAIFVPKQAPAMVSLLVNPGRLEAFRQLVARPIARRRSRAELNKIENSLLLNTDINYQRDIQPWLGDEISLAVTSLDFDRNPANATQPGYLLVVKTKDGERAREFLQLFYSKQAATSVDDIVFEKYKGVNLIYRRPLSQLQVSSNGSHQNPLPEALTSAVVGDRFVLFANHPKVLRDALNNVQAANLSLEDDPEYQQMLETLTEPRIGLSFVNIPSLAAWISKQPAPVRDSFKGSQTLALGLSLNRLGLVAQTALLGSDASDSSREPTLSEPVAALQYIPTQSALAIAGTDLNQLWTQVSSGGGRNDALKPLLEQAIASLESRWGIQLPEEIFSWVQGEYALSMMPRPDRDNPDWIFVAQKGSDAAESSIEHLDAVAKQRGLSVGSLPLGDTSITAWTKLITSATPVGGKDNRLMKLEAQVGGVHTTVGDYEIFTTSIEAMNQALKGVDNSLVKSDRFNNAIAPLPQPNDGYLYLDWRETGTLIERQLPIVRLVELVAKPFFEHLRSLSVSSYGSDKGVQRSKLFFRLDNTDAV; encoded by the coding sequence ATGAAGCTACGCTCATTTTTTTATGCCCTGGTAGCAGGAGCCACTGGGTTACTGTTGATTGCAGTAGCTGGCTTTTTCTGGTTAACCTCTCAAAGCCCTTTAAATTTATTGCAACAAGGAGTAGTAGCCAATCCTACGGCTGCTATTTTTGTCCCGAAACAGGCACCCGCAATGGTATCACTCCTGGTAAACCCAGGACGCTTGGAGGCATTTCGGCAACTGGTAGCACGTCCGATCGCACGACGGCGATCGCGTGCTGAACTGAACAAAATCGAAAACAGCCTCCTGCTCAACACTGACATAAACTATCAGCGAGATATTCAACCCTGGCTGGGCGATGAAATCAGCCTCGCGGTTACCTCTTTAGACTTTGACCGCAACCCAGCCAATGCAACCCAACCAGGGTATTTGCTCGTTGTCAAGACCAAAGACGGAGAACGGGCGCGGGAGTTCTTGCAACTGTTCTATTCCAAACAGGCGGCGACAAGCGTTGACGATATCGTCTTTGAAAAGTACAAGGGCGTTAACCTGATTTATCGGCGTCCCCTCAGCCAACTTCAGGTATCTAGCAACGGTTCCCATCAAAACCCGCTTCCCGAAGCCTTAACCAGTGCGGTAGTGGGCGATCGCTTCGTGTTATTTGCCAATCACCCCAAGGTATTGCGCGATGCACTCAACAACGTCCAAGCCGCCAACCTCAGCTTAGAGGATGACCCAGAGTATCAGCAAATGCTGGAAACTCTCACTGAACCACGAATTGGCCTCAGTTTTGTTAATATACCCTCCCTAGCCGCGTGGATTTCCAAGCAGCCCGCCCCCGTGCGAGACTCGTTCAAGGGGTCCCAAACCCTTGCTCTCGGCCTCTCTTTGAACCGTCTAGGGTTAGTCGCACAAACCGCTTTACTGGGGTCAGACGCGAGTGATAGCAGTCGAGAACCGACCCTATCTGAGCCGGTTGCAGCATTGCAGTACATTCCCACTCAAAGTGCTTTGGCGATCGCAGGAACTGATTTGAACCAACTCTGGACTCAAGTCTCATCCGGCGGGGGAAGGAATGACGCTCTCAAACCTTTGTTGGAACAAGCTATCGCTAGCTTAGAGTCACGCTGGGGTATTCAACTGCCAGAGGAGATCTTTAGTTGGGTGCAAGGTGAATATGCCCTCTCGATGATGCCTCGTCCAGATCGAGATAATCCTGATTGGATTTTTGTGGCGCAAAAAGGTTCAGATGCCGCAGAGTCATCCATTGAGCATCTAGACGCTGTGGCTAAGCAGCGAGGATTGAGTGTAGGTTCTTTACCCCTCGGAGACACAAGCATCACGGCATGGACGAAGCTGATTACCTCGGCTACTCCTGTTGGGGGGAAAGATAACCGTTTGATGAAATTAGAGGCACAAGTTGGGGGGGTTCATACAACTGTAGGGGATTATGAGATTTTCACGACTTCAATTGAGGCTATGAATCAAGCGCTCAAAGGCGTGGACAATTCTTTAGTGAAGAGTGATCGATTCAATAATGCGATCGCGCCCTTACCTCAGCCCAATGATGGCTACTTATATCTTGACTGGAGAGAAACTGGAACACTGATTGAGCGTCAGCTACCGATTGTGAGACTGGTGGAACTTGTGGCAAAACCATTCTTTGAGCATTTGCGATCGCTCAGTGTTAGCAGTTATGGTAGCGACAAGGGTGTGCAACGGAGCAAGCTCTTCTTCCGCTTGGATAACACCGATGCGGTTTAA
- a CDS encoding DUF1816 domain-containing protein, giving the protein MPLRHSSIKNGIELGWWVEIRTALPNCTYYFGPFSSRQEADYAQVGYFEDLKQEGAHGITIQIKQCQPRELTSYIE; this is encoded by the coding sequence ATGCCTTTAAGACACTCCAGTATAAAGAACGGGATTGAATTGGGCTGGTGGGTAGAAATTAGGACAGCCTTGCCCAACTGTACTTATTACTTTGGTCCGTTTAGCAGTAGGCAGGAAGCAGACTATGCTCAAGTTGGCTACTTTGAGGATTTAAAACAGGAAGGTGCCCACGGCATTACTATCCAAATTAAGCAGTGTCAGCCGAGAGAATTAACCAGTTACATAGAATAG
- a CDS encoding nucleotidyltransferase family protein produces MVVKNIEIPIDKIADFCQRWKITEFAFFGSVLRDDFRPDSDIDVLVAFSPDARWTLFNHVDMQDELEVIFERKVDLVSKRGIERSRNYIRRKAILSSAEVIYAAS; encoded by the coding sequence ATGGTTGTAAAAAATATCGAAATCCCAATAGATAAAATTGCAGACTTCTGCCAACGCTGGAAAATCACAGAGTTTGCTTTTTTTGGTTCGGTGCTACGAGATGATTTCCGTCCAGATAGCGATATTGATGTCCTCGTGGCGTTTTCACCCGATGCTCGATGGACACTGTTCAATCATGTAGATATGCAAGATGAGCTAGAGGTGATTTTTGAGCGTAAGGTAGATTTGGTTAGCAAACGAGGAATTGAGCGCAGCCGTAATTATATTCGCCGGAAAGCCATTCTTAGCTCGGCGGAAGTTATTTATGCTGCATCGTGA
- the hrcA gene encoding heat-inducible transcriptional repressor HrcA, whose protein sequence is MFQQASLTNRQQQILWATIRHYIATAEPVGSKALATEYDLSVSPATIRSCMGVLEKAGLLYQPHTSAGRVPSDSGYRIYVDQLITPSDSLGRRVEHLLADHLNFEEASFEAILREATQILATVSGYIALITLPQTRTTRLRHLQLVQIEPRRVMLIVVTDSYETQSVLMELPPLGDEMTQDESMMDRELQIISNFLNSKLRERSLSELASLDWSEVDREFAQYADCLKRLLTDLIRRTTAPVPTQIMIRGISEVLRQPEFSELQQVKNLVHLLEEEQDLLWPVIFEVPETLGLDRRVKVRIGSENPLEPMRTCTLVSATYQQGEVPVGSVGILGPTRMLYENAIALVETAANYLTGALSEPA, encoded by the coding sequence ATGTTTCAGCAAGCCAGTCTGACTAACCGACAACAACAAATCCTGTGGGCTACTATCCGTCATTACATTGCGACAGCAGAACCCGTGGGTTCCAAAGCGTTGGCGACGGAGTATGACCTCAGTGTTAGCCCTGCAACGATTCGTTCTTGTATGGGCGTTTTAGAAAAAGCGGGGTTATTGTATCAACCTCATACCTCAGCGGGACGAGTTCCCTCGGATTCTGGCTACCGAATTTATGTTGACCAACTGATAACTCCTTCGGACAGCTTGGGGCGTCGGGTTGAGCATTTACTCGCAGATCATTTGAACTTTGAAGAGGCAAGCTTTGAGGCGATTTTGCGAGAGGCAACACAAATCCTCGCCACCGTTAGTGGCTACATTGCCTTAATTACGCTGCCTCAGACTCGCACCACCCGCTTACGGCATTTACAGTTGGTACAGATAGAACCACGGCGAGTGATGTTGATTGTCGTCACTGATTCCTATGAGACACAGTCGGTGTTGATGGAACTTCCCCCGTTAGGGGATGAGATGACTCAGGACGAGTCGATGATGGATCGGGAGTTACAGATTATATCAAATTTTTTGAATAGTAAGCTACGGGAGCGATCGCTCAGTGAGCTGGCAAGCTTAGATTGGAGTGAAGTAGACCGAGAATTTGCTCAGTATGCTGATTGCTTGAAGCGGTTGCTGACGGATTTAATCCGCCGCACAACAGCACCTGTTCCGACACAAATCATGATTCGCGGCATCTCAGAGGTATTGCGTCAGCCAGAGTTTTCGGAGTTGCAACAAGTCAAGAACTTAGTGCATCTCTTGGAAGAAGAGCAGGATTTACTTTGGCCTGTGATTTTTGAGGTACCAGAGACTCTAGGATTGGATCGTCGGGTGAAAGTACGAATTGGTTCAGAAAATCCCTTAGAACCGATGCGTACCTGTACCTTGGTCAGTGCAACGTATCAGCAGGGTGAAGTCCCAGTGGGGAGTGTGGGAATTTTGGGGCCTACCCGGATGCTGTATGAAAATGCGATCGCTTTAGTCGAAACGGCGGCTAATTATTTGACGGGCGCTTTGAGCGAACCCGCTTGA
- a CDS encoding rhodanese-like domain-containing protein, translating to MAHQSFIQPLSEISVEQLRQRLCESSRKIQLIDVREEEEVEIAHLEGFENLPLSAFAEWSSQIHTRFDLDAETLVLCHHGSRSAQMCQWLIHQGFTQVKNIAGGIDAYSLIVDRSIPRY from the coding sequence ATGGCACATCAATCTTTTATTCAACCCCTTTCCGAAATAAGCGTTGAGCAGCTACGTCAGAGGCTATGCGAATCTTCTCGGAAGATTCAGTTGATCGATGTCCGAGAGGAAGAGGAGGTCGAAATCGCTCATTTAGAAGGGTTCGAGAATCTTCCCTTGAGTGCATTTGCCGAATGGTCAAGCCAAATCCACACTCGCTTTGACTTAGATGCTGAGACGCTAGTCCTGTGTCATCATGGCAGTCGCTCGGCTCAGATGTGTCAATGGTTGATTCACCAAGGGTTTACCCAGGTGAAAAACATCGCCGGAGGGATTGATGCCTACTCGCTGATCGTTGATCGCAGCATCCCTCGCTATTAG
- a CDS encoding helix-turn-helix domain-containing protein: MGLIRLRVRELASEKGWTMKEVSERSGIPYSTVKNYAQAPSLTTVDYTALQKLARVFDVMIDDVVEVLEE; encoded by the coding sequence ATGGGGCTAATTAGGTTGCGAGTGCGGGAACTAGCTTCGGAGAAGGGTTGGACGATGAAAGAAGTCTCCGAGAGATCGGGAATTCCTTACAGCACAGTCAAGAATTACGCTCAAGCTCCTAGTCTGACAACTGTGGACTATACGGCTTTGCAGAAACTAGCCCGTGTTTTTGATGTCATGATTGATGACGTGGTTGAAGTTTTAGAAGAGTAG
- a CDS encoding ATP-binding domain-containing protein — protein MPVNEIDQGRKFITTMPIGGSGEAGEQKVWDTAKNAFSDRNCIGYWRYPIFSKVGEIRKEPDILLVDREHSLIVIEVKSVTIDQIVAIDGHLWELQNFDSREVNPYQQAECQLRALVAYCDREPAIWRKVMGRAMVALPLITQEQWQQRGFDQLPSCPPIIFQDQLSKAGFLERIEQAAPIVPGEDLDDEQWKLLKAVISGAPVLRRSPRTLVSTNGKMRGSVVAAYSQHLFDLDLQQEHIGKEIPPGFQRLRGVAGSGKTILLCQKAAHMHLKHPEWDIALVFFSRTLYDTIIGLLDRWLRRFSNGEIGYDQKENHKLRVLHAWGAKEQPGFYGTICQSHGIRAKTAGETRERQPNRGLADLCKRLSEEMEIEPMFDAILIDEGQDLVSEDDLKYQDKQAIYWLAYQALRPIDSEQPEQRRLIWAYDEAQSLDTLKIPTTKELFGENLSGLLTQGTQYNGGIKKSEVMRRCYRTPGPILTAAHAIGMGLLRPEGMLAGITDKKEWDRIGYEVVKGKFISGQQITLHRPPENSPNPVSELWGEPIIEFETYGSRQEELTALAQKIEYNLYHDDLKPSREILVIVLGSLSEARELEDKVASCLMEQGIDIYIPTALEVNELNPQWPHHDPDRFWMEGGVTVSRVPRAKGNEADMVYVVGFDHVARNESDVSLRNQLFVALTRTRGWVSLSGVGNYPMYQEMRMAIASGDTFSFTYKRPLKRDIGEGDEG, from the coding sequence ATGCCTGTGAATGAAATTGATCAGGGTCGCAAGTTTATTACAACGATGCCCATAGGGGGCAGTGGAGAAGCAGGGGAACAAAAGGTGTGGGATACTGCCAAAAATGCTTTTTCAGACCGCAACTGTATTGGCTATTGGCGTTATCCAATTTTCTCGAAAGTGGGAGAAATTCGGAAAGAGCCAGATATTCTCCTAGTGGATCGAGAACACAGTTTAATTGTGATTGAAGTCAAATCAGTCACCATTGACCAAATTGTTGCAATTGACGGTCATCTGTGGGAGTTGCAAAATTTTGATAGCCGTGAAGTTAACCCTTATCAACAAGCTGAATGTCAGCTAAGAGCGTTGGTTGCGTATTGCGATCGCGAACCAGCGATCTGGCGCAAAGTCATGGGACGAGCGATGGTTGCATTGCCTCTCATTACCCAAGAACAATGGCAGCAAAGAGGTTTTGACCAACTCCCTAGTTGTCCTCCCATCATCTTTCAAGATCAACTGAGCAAGGCTGGATTTTTAGAGCGAATTGAACAAGCTGCACCGATTGTTCCCGGAGAAGACTTGGATGATGAACAGTGGAAGTTGCTCAAAGCCGTCATTAGTGGGGCACCCGTTTTGCGTCGTTCTCCTCGCACCCTTGTCTCTACGAATGGCAAAATGCGTGGAAGCGTTGTGGCAGCTTATTCTCAACATCTGTTTGATTTAGATTTGCAGCAAGAACATATTGGCAAAGAAATTCCTCCGGGTTTTCAACGGTTGCGAGGTGTAGCGGGTTCGGGAAAAACCATACTGTTATGTCAAAAAGCGGCTCATATGCATTTAAAGCATCCAGAGTGGGATATTGCTTTAGTGTTTTTCAGTCGCACACTTTACGACACGATCATTGGGTTATTGGATCGATGGTTGCGTCGTTTTAGTAATGGTGAAATTGGCTACGACCAGAAAGAAAATCACAAGCTGCGAGTGCTTCATGCTTGGGGAGCAAAAGAGCAACCGGGTTTTTATGGAACCATTTGCCAGTCCCATGGCATTCGGGCGAAAACAGCAGGAGAAACCAGGGAAAGGCAGCCAAATCGAGGCTTGGCAGACCTATGTAAGCGACTGTCCGAAGAGATGGAAATTGAACCGATGTTTGATGCCATTCTCATTGATGAAGGGCAAGATTTAGTTTCTGAAGATGACTTAAAGTATCAGGATAAACAAGCGATTTATTGGCTGGCTTATCAAGCTTTACGACCGATCGACTCAGAACAACCCGAACAACGTCGTTTAATTTGGGCTTATGATGAAGCGCAAAGCTTGGATACTCTAAAGATTCCAACTACCAAGGAATTGTTTGGTGAGAATTTGAGTGGATTATTAACTCAGGGAACTCAATACAACGGTGGTATTAAAAAATCTGAAGTGATGCGTCGCTGCTACCGTACCCCTGGCCCAATTCTCACAGCCGCTCATGCGATTGGGATGGGTTTGCTGCGTCCAGAGGGAATGCTGGCAGGAATTACAGACAAGAAGGAGTGGGACAGAATCGGCTATGAAGTCGTGAAAGGTAAATTTATTTCGGGTCAACAAATTACTCTACATCGTCCTCCGGAAAACTCTCCCAATCCGGTTTCAGAACTTTGGGGCGAACCCATCATAGAGTTTGAAACCTATGGTTCTCGTCAGGAAGAATTGACGGCTTTAGCTCAGAAGATTGAGTATAACTTATATCATGACGACCTCAAGCCTAGTCGGGAGATTTTAGTGATTGTTTTAGGCTCTCTTTCTGAAGCCAGGGAATTAGAAGATAAGGTGGCTAGTTGCTTGATGGAACAAGGCATTGATATCTATATTCCAACGGCTTTAGAAGTGAATGAACTCAATCCCCAATGGCCTCATCATGACCCTGATCGTTTTTGGATGGAGGGTGGGGTAACGGTGTCTCGTGTCCCCCGTGCGAAGGGGAATGAAGCGGATATGGTTTATGTCGTCGGCTTCGATCATGTGGCTCGAAATGAGTCGGATGTGAGCCTTCGGAATCAGTTATTTGTGGCATTAACCAGGACACGCGGTTGGGTGAGTCTCAGTGGCGTTGGCAACTACCCCATGTATCAGGAAATGCGGATGGCGATCGCTAGTGGAGATACATTCAGCTTTACCTATAAGCGTCCCTTAAAACGGGATATTGGGGAAGGAGATGAGGGGTAA
- a CDS encoding GH1 family beta-glucosidase produces the protein MSINRRAFLGWAGVGAAASSLGMAFANRLTQPPRIASADSPISDLEEQTFRGSLNSYKFPKDFFWGVATSAFQIEGAVNEGGRKPSVWDTFSAIPGRIKDGSSPAVACDHYHRYKDDIKLMAQLGVKDYRFSIAWPRIIPDGRGKVNEEGVDFYKRLLDELNKYGITPHATLFHWDSPQALEDKYGSWRSREMASDFADYATAIVTRLGDRITHWMTLNEISQFTHLAYGVDSQPNNAPGTRVSSKKEVWQTSHHALLAHGLGCQAIRAASPKPCAIALVLDIGSTVPLTESAADIAAAQKAFHTYWFNGGIIFPALTGAYSPIMLKELGADAPDIQDGDLKTIHQPLDDFGINLYTGKYARAANNPQGYELLDFPKSYPKMQATWIKFIPESLYWAIRHVSDTLGRQDLPLFVSENGCITQDELNESGEVIDSDRILYLRQYLRAAHRAIQEKYPLKGYFLWSLMDNFEWSRGYSDRFGIVYTDYKTQKRIPKASFNWYAECIRQNRVV, from the coding sequence ATGTCCATCAATCGTCGTGCTTTTTTAGGGTGGGCGGGTGTCGGTGCAGCAGCAAGTTCTCTAGGAATGGCATTTGCCAACCGTCTTACGCAGCCACCTCGCATCGCCAGCGCCGACTCACCCATTTCAGACCTTGAGGAACAAACCTTTAGAGGTTCTCTCAACAGCTACAAATTCCCCAAGGATTTCTTCTGGGGCGTTGCCACCTCTGCCTTTCAGATTGAGGGGGCTGTCAACGAAGGCGGTCGCAAACCCAGTGTATGGGATACCTTCAGTGCTATCCCCGGACGGATTAAAGATGGTAGTTCGCCTGCTGTAGCCTGCGACCACTATCATCGGTACAAAGACGACATCAAGTTAATGGCACAACTGGGCGTCAAGGATTATCGCTTCAGCATCGCTTGGCCTCGCATTATTCCCGATGGTCGAGGAAAAGTGAATGAAGAGGGCGTCGATTTCTACAAACGTCTGCTTGATGAGTTAAACAAATACGGCATTACACCCCACGCCACGTTATTCCATTGGGACTCGCCGCAAGCACTGGAGGACAAGTACGGTTCTTGGCGCAGTCGGGAGATGGCATCCGACTTTGCGGACTATGCTACCGCCATCGTCACTCGATTGGGCGATCGCATCACCCACTGGATGACCTTGAACGAAATCTCCCAATTCACTCATCTCGCTTACGGTGTAGACAGCCAACCCAACAACGCCCCTGGCACCCGCGTTAGCTCCAAAAAAGAAGTATGGCAAACCTCTCACCACGCCTTACTAGCTCATGGACTCGGCTGTCAAGCCATCCGCGCAGCCTCGCCTAAACCCTGTGCGATCGCGCTAGTCCTCGACATTGGCTCAACTGTTCCCCTCACCGAATCAGCCGCCGATATTGCAGCCGCGCAAAAAGCATTTCATACTTATTGGTTCAATGGGGGCATCATTTTTCCTGCCCTCACAGGTGCCTACAGTCCCATCATGCTAAAAGAATTGGGCGCGGATGCACCCGATATTCAGGACGGCGACCTCAAGACGATTCACCAACCCCTCGATGACTTTGGGATTAATCTGTATACGGGGAAATATGCCCGTGCCGCTAACAATCCACAAGGCTACGAACTCCTCGACTTCCCTAAAAGCTATCCCAAGATGCAGGCAACCTGGATTAAGTTCATTCCTGAGAGCCTGTATTGGGCGATTCGTCATGTGAGCGACACATTAGGGCGTCAGGATTTGCCCTTGTTCGTGAGTGAAAATGGCTGTATTACCCAAGACGAATTAAACGAAAGTGGCGAGGTGATTGATAGTGATCGCATCTTATATCTGCGGCAGTACTTGAGGGCAGCTCATCGAGCCATCCAAGAAAAGTATCCTCTTAAGGGTTACTTCCTCTGGAGTTTAATGGATAACTTTGAGTGGAGTCGGGGTTACAGTGATCGCTTTGGTATTGTCTACACCGATTACAAGACGCAAAAACGTATTCCCAAAGCCAGCTTTAATTGGTATGCCGAGTGCATTCGTCAGAACCGGGTGGTCTAA
- a CDS encoding HepT-like ribonuclease domain-containing protein produces the protein MLHRDLSSLADILVAARLVQMFVVGADRDTFETDLMRQSAVMRQLEIIGEATKRLSEAFRGSHPEIPWRQMAGMRDILIHDYDDVDLDEVWNVTTISIPELIRQIEPLVPPEEQV, from the coding sequence ATGCTGCATCGTGATTTAAGTTCTCTTGCAGATATTTTGGTAGCAGCACGACTGGTGCAAATGTTTGTAGTAGGTGCTGATAGAGATACATTTGAGACGGATTTGATGCGTCAGTCTGCTGTCATGCGACAACTGGAAATTATAGGGGAAGCAACTAAGCGACTCTCGGAAGCATTTAGAGGCAGTCATCCAGAAATACCGTGGCGACAAATGGCTGGAATGCGAGATATTTTGATTCATGACTATGATGATGTGGATTTGGATGAGGTATGGAATGTAACAACAATTTCTATTCCTGAACTCATCCGACAAATTGAGCCTCTCGTTCCACCAGAGGAGCAGGTGTGA
- the arfB gene encoding alternative ribosome rescue aminoacyl-tRNA hydrolase ArfB: protein MLQISNTVSIPEYEIEMSAVRSQGAGGQNVNKVATAIHLRFDIVASSLPERYKERLLKLSDQRLTKDGVIVIKAQEHRSQEQNREEALQRLQDLIKNAIALPKPRKPSKPTRSSQRKRLDSKTKRSQLKTMRGKVTDD, encoded by the coding sequence ATGCTACAAATTTCTAATACAGTGAGCATTCCAGAGTATGAGATTGAGATGAGTGCAGTACGCTCTCAAGGTGCAGGGGGGCAAAACGTGAATAAGGTGGCAACTGCCATTCACCTGCGCTTTGACATCGTGGCTTCATCGCTGCCCGAACGCTACAAAGAGCGCCTGTTAAAGCTTTCCGACCAGCGCCTGACCAAAGATGGGGTCATCGTCATCAAGGCTCAAGAGCACCGCAGCCAGGAGCAGAATCGGGAAGAGGCGTTGCAACGACTGCAAGACTTGATTAAAAATGCGATCGCACTCCCTAAACCGCGTAAACCAAGTAAGCCGACTCGGAGTTCTCAGAGGAAACGTCTGGATAGCAAAACGAAGCGATCGCAACTTAAGACAATGCGGGGCAAGGTGACGGATGATTGA
- a CDS encoding helix-turn-helix domain-containing protein: MGLIRLRVRELAAEKGWTLREVADRSGVNYKTVVSYARREAMAMTDFTAIQKLARAFNIAIEDVVEVLED; this comes from the coding sequence TTGGGGCTAATTAGGTTGCGAGTTCGAGAACTTGCGGCTGAGAAGGGTTGGACATTGAGAGAGGTCGCTGACCGCTCAGGAGTAAACTACAAGACGGTTGTCAGCTATGCTCGACGGGAAGCAATGGCAATGACAGACTTCACCGCTATCCAGAAACTAGCTCGTGCATTTAATATTGCGATTGAAGACGTAGTTGAAGTTTTGGAAGATTAG
- a CDS encoding phosphoribosylanthranilate isomerase — translation MEPTKRPRVKICCISSVEEANLAIRYGASALGLVSEMPSGPGILAEGMIAQVAAIVPPAVSSFLLTSKVDTLGIIAQQRRLGVNTVQICDRLLSGTCDDLRQALPGIAIVQVIHINDKESIEEAVAVAPHVHGLLLDSGNPSQDIKKQGRTGRNHSWEISRQIRELVDVPVFLAGGLTADNVADAIQQVQPFGVDVCSGVRTDGKLDEMKLAKFFSQVEASFLS, via the coding sequence ATGGAACCCACAAAACGACCTAGAGTAAAAATTTGCTGCATTAGCAGTGTAGAAGAAGCCAATCTCGCGATTCGTTACGGGGCATCAGCCTTGGGATTGGTTTCCGAGATGCCCAGTGGGCCTGGAATACTTGCCGAAGGGATGATTGCCCAAGTCGCTGCGATTGTGCCGCCTGCGGTATCTTCGTTTTTGCTAACCAGCAAGGTCGATACGTTAGGAATCATTGCACAGCAACGACGCTTGGGCGTGAATACGGTACAGATTTGCGATCGCTTGTTATCCGGGACTTGCGATGATTTACGTCAGGCATTACCCGGAATTGCGATCGTTCAGGTGATTCATATTAACGATAAAGAATCCATAGAAGAGGCGGTTGCTGTCGCTCCTCATGTTCATGGATTATTGCTGGATTCTGGCAATCCATCCCAGGACATAAAAAAACAGGGTAGAACGGGGCGCAATCACAGTTGGGAAATTAGCCGACAGATTCGCGAGTTAGTAGATGTGCCTGTTTTTCTCGCAGGAGGACTAACGGCGGATAACGTCGCTGATGCCATTCAACAAGTACAACCCTTTGGTGTGGATGTTTGTAGTGGTGTTCGCACGGATGGAAAATTGGATGAGATGAAGCTAGCTAAATTCTTCAGTCAAGTTGAAGCGAGTTTTCTGAGCTAG